CATAGGCACGCTGGTAGTTAGAGTAAACTTTAGAACTAAACGGATCTTTCCAACCTATATAATTCCAGTAATCTACGTGATAAGACAACCCTATTACATTCTTATGATTTGCTAAAGTTTTATCTAATAACCTATCTGCTGAAGGACAGCTCGAACAACCCTGAGATGTAAATAGCTCCAATAATATAACTTGGTCTGTACGCGTGTTGGACGTCGGATTTTCTTCTGAAACTTCTGTAGTTGTAAACTGAAATGCGAGAACAATACCTATTGCCAAAAGTATTGTGAACAATATCTTTTTCATAACTAATTTCTTTGTTACTTTTAGACGATGAAATGCCTAAAACTTACACTTATTGCCCTACTCACACTTGGGTTTTGTAATGCACAAGACATTGCTACCCTAAAATATGGTGGCGGTGGAGATTGGTACGGAAACCCAACAGGATTGCCTAATCTCATTGCGTTTTGCAATGCACAGATAAACACATCTATCTCCGAAAAACCCAATGTGGTAGATACTGGCAGTATTGATATTTTTCAATACCCTTTTCTTCATATGACAGGACATGGTAATGTTTTCTTTTCTGAAGAAGATGCAGACAACTTAAGAAGCTATCTTATAAGTGGAGGCTTCCTGCATATAGACGATAATTACGGTATGAACGAGTTTATACGTAAAGAGTTGGTAAAGGTATTTCCAAATAAGGAGTTGCAAGAGTTACCAGCAAATCATCCTATTTTTTCAATAGCATATCCATTTCCTAATGGCTTGCCAAAAATTCACGAACATGATGGCTTAAGGCCGCAAGCGTTTGGAATATATCACGAAGACAGATTGGTACTTTTATTTACGTTTGAAAGTGATCTTGGCGATGGTTGGGAAAATCCTGAAATACATAACGACCCAGAGTCTGTTAGGCTTAAAGCATTACAAATGGGCGCCAATATTATTAAATACGCTTTTGAACATTGAGCCAACTTACACACCACCAAACCGAATTTCCGAACACACAATTTCCTATTGTTCTTGTTTTAGATCAACTTACAAGTCCTGCAAATCTTGGAAGTATTTTTAGGCTAGCAGATGCTTTTGGAATAACCAAAATTGTACAATATCGCTGTGATATTGACATGAATAGTTCCCGCTTTAAACGAACCGCTAGAACTACCAATACAACTGTGCCTTCTGAACGTATTGATGACATTAGTAGCTATATAACCTCTCTAAAATCTGATGGATATACAACAATAGCTCTAGAAATAACAGACTCCAGCAAACCTATCGATGCTATACCATTATCATCAGAAAACAAACTTATTTTAATTATAGGTTCTGAACGTAAAGGAGTTTCTGAGCAACTTCTTAAGCATTGTGATTTTGCTACACATATAAC
This region of Croceibacter atlanticus HTCC2559 genomic DNA includes:
- a CDS encoding TrmH family RNA methyltransferase; its protein translation is MSQLTHHQTEFPNTQFPIVLVLDQLTSPANLGSIFRLADAFGITKIVQYRCDIDMNSSRFKRTARTTNTTVPSERIDDISSYITSLKSDGYTTIALEITDSSKPIDAIPLSSENKLILIIGSERKGVSEQLLKHCDFATHITMFGKNSSMNVAQATGIALFQITKTLTPKL
- a CDS encoding DUF4159 domain-containing protein, giving the protein MKCLKLTLIALLTLGFCNAQDIATLKYGGGGDWYGNPTGLPNLIAFCNAQINTSISEKPNVVDTGSIDIFQYPFLHMTGHGNVFFSEEDADNLRSYLISGGFLHIDDNYGMNEFIRKELVKVFPNKELQELPANHPIFSIAYPFPNGLPKIHEHDGLRPQAFGIYHEDRLVLLFTFESDLGDGWENPEIHNDPESVRLKALQMGANIIKYAFEH